In one window of Cydia fagiglandana chromosome 10, ilCydFagi1.1, whole genome shotgun sequence DNA:
- the LOC134668393 gene encoding major facilitator superfamily domain-containing protein 6, with translation MDVPPQVQGPARPLVNPDEYGEVDTSRYPEPKEATHKVRGRSDVLEMLCGAGAVDPELLTVKTFYFFFYSAFGSLFPLMGVYFKQMGMNAGQCGLLIGTRPFVEFLSAPFWGGLADRWRKGRTLLLASLAAWIVFTLPLSWVQPGAVACVVPRNATSYDLLPPRYDDTMAPSSAVARSFHGPTTSAAAGSAGSPLPVSDAYNYNPAQNADWVTPLHSSIVYRTADIQKTFFLLLLLVMVGEFFSAPAITLADSAVITLLGEDADRYGHQRMFGSLGWGLAMFFVGIALDHSTAFSSHPCGGPQRYEKNYTICFATFSVLMGAALLTAGQIKFKYEFAPEVIAPVGPTSPTQEDKLQQQLAEQLQLPGLDTSAPRSAPQPPLEQAKVFAQTTREMPEWVTVLKQFQNVRAASFLFVAWFMGFGIGLIFTFLFWHLQDIGGSPTLFGVASVINHISEIFAYFFSFKLITQMGHFKVLCLGLAGNVLRFLYISWLTDPWWVLPFEFVQGVTHAAVWAACCSYIAHHAPPGLRSSAQGVLQGLHHGLGRGCGAVLGGVAVAKWGTTRTFAGYGILCGFALAGFAFLNFREEANVEGDMDEEARAVAEAGVLAPHGVPSNPIPRALSSTRLSDLGHHDSYGATQNYAGEASLGVPGQAAPAPRSPANPFLQDAAGGYR, from the exons TCAACCCCGACGAGTATGGCGAGGTGGACACCTCCAG GTATCCGGAGCCGAAGGAAGCCACGCACAAGGTCCGCGGCCGCAGCGATGTGCTCGAAATGCTCTGCGGCGCCGGCGCCGTCGACCCCGAACTCCTCACCGTCAAGACCTTCTACTTCTTCTTCTACTCCGCGTTCGGCTCGCTCTTCCCCCTCATGGGCGTCTACTTTAAACAGATGGGCATGAACGCTGGCCAATGCGGACTGCTTATAGGCACGAGGCCGTTTGTGGAGTTCCTATCCGCCCCGTTCTGGGGCGGGCTAGCTGATCGCTGGCGTAAAGGAAGAACTCTACTTTTAGCATCGCTGGCTGCATGGATTGTATTTACGTTGCCGTTAAGCTGGGTGCAGCCCGGAGCTGTTGCTTGTGTGGTGCCTCGGAACGCGACTAGCTACGATCTGTTGCCGCCGCGTTACGATGATACAATGGCGCCGTCTAGTGCGGTTGCGAGATCATTCCACGGGCCGACTACGTCTGCCGCCGCTGGCTCGGCCGGCAGTCCCCTGCCTGTATCTGACGCGTACAATTATAACCCGGCGCAGAACGCTGATTGGGTGACGCCGCTGCATTCGTCTATCGTGTACAGAACAGCTGATATTCAGAAGACATTCTTCTTGTTGCTGCTGCTGGTTATGGTGGGCGAGTTCTTCAGCGCGCCGGCCATTACGCTTGCTGACTCTGCTGTTATTACTCTGCTCGGAGAAGACGCTGACCG GTACGGTCATCAGCGCATGTTCGGCTCCCTGGGCTGGGGGCTGGCCATGTTCTTCGTGGGCATCGCACTGGACCACAGCACAGCCTTCAGCTCACACCCGTGCGGCGGCCCGCAGCGTTATGAGAAGAACTATACCATCTGCTTCGCTACGTTCTCGGTGCTGATGGGCGCTGCTCTTCTTACGGCTGGACAG ATTAAATTCAAGTACGAGTTCGCGCCCGAAGTGATAGCACCCGTAGGTCCAACCTCACCTACGCAGGAGGATAAACTCCAGCAGCAGTTAGCCGAGCAGCTCCAACTACCAGGCTTGGACACCAGCGCGCCTCGCTCCGCGCCACAGCCACCGCTGGAACAGGCCAAG GTGTTCGCCCAAACGACGCGCGAGATGCCTGAATGGGTGACGGTGCTGAAGCAGTTCCAAAACGTCCGCGCGGCCTCGTTCCTGTTCGTGGCCTGGTTCATGGGCTTCGGCATCGGCCTCATCTTCACCTTCCTCTTCTGGCATCTGCAG GATATTGGAGGGTCGCCGACGCTGTTCGGTGTAGCGTCCGTCATCAACCACATCTCGGAGATCTTCGCTTATTTCTTCAGCTTCAAGCTGATTACACAAATGGGGCATTTCAAG GTGCTGTGCCTGGGCCTAGCTGGTAACGTCCTGCGCTTCCTTTACATCTCGTGGTTGACCGACCCGTGGTGGGTGCTGCCCTTCGAGTTCGTGCAGGGAGTGACCCACGCCGCTGTATGGGCTGCTTGCTGCTCCTACATCGCTCATCACGCACCGCCTGGTCTACGCTCGTCTGCCCAGGGTGTTCTTCAG GGGCTCCACCACGGCCTCGGGCGCGGCTGCGGCGCCGTGCTGGGCGGCGTGGCGGTCGCCAAGTGGGGCACCACCCGGACCTTCGCCGGCTACGGTATTCTGTGCGGATTCGCCCTCGCTGGATTCGCTTTCCTTAACTTCCGGGAAGAG GCTAATGTAGAAGGGGATATGGATGAAGAAGCCCGCGCTGTGGCCGAAGCGGGTGTGCTGGCCCCCCACGGAGTCCCCTCAAACCCCATACCTCGCGCACTTTCGTCTACTCGTTTATCCGACCTCGGCCATCATGATTCATACGGAGCCACACAA AACTACGCCGGCGAGGCGAGCCTGGGCGTGCCGGGGCaggctgcgcccgcgccgcgcagcCCCGCCAACCCCTTCCTGCAGGACGCGGCCGGCGGCTACAGGTAA